A single window of Syntrophotalea acetylenica DNA harbors:
- a CDS encoding transporter has translation MAVKTLKSFLFVVVALCGLSLVGNVDTARAGLIPYSFIQPHDFQLPIGKEVPAGGLDLYVSYNTYREEGKAWDGDSGTRSVFLNLNRYIHVWTVEGLDNWSFLTEGVVGLGRVLTKDDNSETGLLDTMVGGAAAYRTGNWTSVLEYFLFMPTGSDELSSNSWNHSLTYLTNYHVGAFTFDGSVGYQLKGDSKVGGTHIEQGDTFYVNTVFAYKFQDLIEPYIKVDYQTTESGKNKNTGDSISSQDELAVGIGNHFTLSDRLTLALSYEKGVSGRNTTKTNAGWARFIWVF, from the coding sequence ATGGCTGTGAAAACTTTGAAAAGCTTTCTGTTTGTAGTAGTGGCGCTGTGCGGTCTAAGTCTTGTCGGTAATGTGGACACTGCTCGTGCTGGACTGATTCCCTATAGTTTCATTCAACCTCACGATTTTCAGCTTCCGATAGGGAAGGAAGTTCCGGCTGGTGGCCTCGATTTGTATGTTTCCTATAACACCTATAGGGAAGAGGGAAAAGCTTGGGATGGTGACAGTGGTACTCGGAGCGTGTTTCTAAACCTTAACCGCTACATACACGTATGGACGGTCGAAGGATTGGATAACTGGAGCTTTCTTACCGAGGGTGTAGTTGGTCTCGGAAGGGTGCTGACTAAAGACGATAATAGCGAAACTGGGCTGCTGGATACAATGGTCGGTGGTGCCGCTGCGTATAGAACGGGTAACTGGACAAGCGTCCTTGAATACTTTCTGTTCATGCCTACCGGTAGCGATGAGCTGTCTTCGAATTCCTGGAACCACAGCCTTACCTATCTGACAAACTACCACGTAGGTGCTTTCACTTTTGACGGTTCCGTAGGTTACCAGCTTAAGGGGGACAGCAAGGTAGGCGGTACTCACATTGAGCAAGGAGACACCTTTTACGTTAATACTGTTTTTGCTTACAAGTTTCAGGACCTCATAGAGCCTTACATTAAGGTTGATTACCAGACAACCGAGTCTGGAAAGAATAAGAATACCGGCGATTCTATTTCCAGCCAGGATGAGCTTGCTGTGGGGATTGGTAACCACTTCACGTTAAGCGACAGACTGACTCTTGCGCTGTCGTATGAAAAAGGCGTTTCGGGAAGAAATACGACTAAAACAAATGCCGGTTGGGCTCGCTTTATCTGGGTTTTCTAA
- a CDS encoding molybdopterin-dependent oxidoreductase: MASKKHVVCQSCDINCVVEAEVKADGKIQTKSISEPHPTTPPNSICMKSVNADTIRTHKDRVLYPLKNVGSKRGEQRWERISWDQALDEIAEKLKKIIAKYGPESLGVSQTEINQQSEYGTLRRFMNLLGSPNWTAAMYMCIGNTAGVHRVTHGSYSFASFADSNCLLFIGKNLSNHNWVSQFNDLKAALKRGCKLIVLDPRRTKVAEMADIWLPLRYGTDAALFLGMINVIINEQLYDKEFVENWCVGFEELKERVQEYPLDKVAEITGCDAGEIRKAAVMFATESPASIPWAVSTDMQKNSCSAIRAQCILRAIVGSFVNGAEILGAPHSDLVPISKIQMHEALPEEKKKLQLGTETYPFLTYTGMSALEEPSERVYGVKYFHNMGAFMANPTALFTAMATEKPYPVKAFFALASNALMGYANQQNALKGLMNQDLVVCYDQFMTPTAQLADYVLPGDHWLERPVVQPNWEGIPFGNTSQQVVEPAGEAKDEYYFIRELAVRMGLEEHFPWKDRLELINYRISPTGMEWEEYQKQYTYMSKLPDYFGPEGVGVATPSGKVELYSSVFEKLGYDPLPYYHEPLQTEISDPELAKEYPLILFAGLREDSNFQSCYHQPGILRDAEPDPVALLHPKTAQSLGLPSGEWIWVETTHGRLKLLLKHDGAQPEGTIRIPHGRWCPEQEGGPETGFSGAMLHNDAMVLSDDDWNLDPEQGLPNLRGGILAKAYKC; encoded by the coding sequence ATGGCTAGCAAGAAGCACGTTGTCTGTCAGTCCTGCGACATTAATTGTGTTGTAGAGGCTGAAGTGAAGGCTGACGGTAAGATCCAAACAAAGAGTATCTCAGAGCCTCACCCGACAACTCCCCCCAATAGTATTTGTATGAAGTCGGTGAATGCGGACACGATCAGGACTCATAAGGATCGTGTGCTCTATCCTCTGAAAAACGTGGGTAGTAAGAGGGGAGAGCAAAGGTGGGAGCGAATCAGTTGGGACCAGGCATTGGATGAAATTGCCGAAAAGTTGAAAAAGATTATAGCGAAATACGGTCCGGAGTCCCTTGGTGTAAGCCAGACTGAGATTAATCAGCAAAGCGAATATGGAACGCTCCGGAGATTCATGAATCTCTTGGGTAGCCCGAACTGGACTGCCGCCATGTATATGTGTATCGGGAATACAGCCGGAGTTCATAGAGTAACTCATGGAAGTTACTCTTTTGCGAGTTTTGCCGACTCTAATTGCCTTTTGTTCATTGGTAAAAATCTCAGTAATCATAATTGGGTCTCCCAGTTCAATGACCTTAAGGCTGCTTTAAAAAGAGGCTGCAAGCTTATTGTGCTTGATCCGCGCAGAACCAAGGTCGCAGAGATGGCGGATATTTGGCTTCCTCTTCGGTATGGAACAGATGCAGCTCTATTTCTCGGGATGATTAACGTTATCATCAATGAACAGTTGTACGACAAAGAGTTTGTTGAAAACTGGTGTGTTGGGTTTGAAGAGCTTAAAGAACGGGTTCAGGAATATCCTTTAGACAAAGTTGCGGAAATAACCGGATGCGATGCTGGAGAAATCAGGAAAGCGGCTGTTATGTTCGCAACTGAGAGTCCCGCATCCATACCTTGGGCTGTTTCAACTGATATGCAGAAAAATAGTTGTTCGGCGATCCGCGCCCAATGTATTTTAAGGGCAATTGTCGGCAGCTTTGTGAATGGAGCGGAGATTTTGGGGGCCCCTCATTCGGATCTGGTGCCCATTTCCAAAATTCAGATGCACGAAGCACTGCCTGAAGAAAAGAAAAAACTTCAGCTCGGTACAGAGACGTACCCGTTCCTTACATACACGGGGATGAGCGCGTTGGAAGAGCCGTCAGAAAGAGTGTATGGGGTGAAATATTTCCATAATATGGGCGCGTTTATGGCCAACCCGACTGCTCTTTTTACGGCTATGGCTACCGAAAAACCGTATCCTGTAAAGGCCTTTTTTGCGCTCGCCAGCAATGCGCTGATGGGCTATGCAAATCAGCAAAACGCACTTAAGGGCCTCATGAATCAGGATTTGGTTGTTTGTTATGATCAGTTCATGACGCCTACAGCGCAGCTTGCCGATTATGTTCTCCCTGGTGACCACTGGCTGGAGAGGCCTGTTGTCCAGCCGAATTGGGAGGGCATTCCTTTCGGCAATACTTCCCAGCAAGTTGTCGAACCGGCTGGCGAAGCCAAGGATGAGTATTACTTCATCCGAGAGCTGGCCGTCAGGATGGGCCTTGAAGAGCATTTCCCATGGAAGGACCGGCTTGAATTGATCAACTATAGGATAAGCCCGACTGGTATGGAGTGGGAAGAGTACCAGAAACAATACACCTATATGTCTAAGCTGCCTGATTACTTTGGACCGGAGGGGGTAGGCGTAGCGACTCCATCAGGAAAAGTTGAGCTGTATTCAAGTGTATTTGAAAAGCTTGGTTATGATCCATTGCCGTACTACCATGAGCCGCTGCAGACTGAAATAAGTGATCCGGAACTTGCGAAGGAATATCCTTTAATCCTTTTTGCTGGTCTGCGTGAAGATTCAAACTTTCAATCGTGTTATCACCAGCCTGGGATACTTAGAGACGCAGAGCCCGATCCTGTTGCCTTGCTTCATCCAAAAACTGCGCAGTCCCTTGGACTTCCCTCCGGCGAATGGATCTGGGTTGAGACAACTCATGGGAGGTTGAAGTTGCTCCTCAAGCATGATGGTGCGCAGCCGGAAGGTACGATAAGAATACCCCATGGACGGTGGTGCCCTGAACAGGAAGGGGGGCCTGAGACTGGATTTAGTGGAGCCATGCTGCATAATGATGCCATGGTATTAAGTGATGATGACTGGAATCTCGATCCGGAGCAGGGTTTGCCAAATCTTAGAGGCGGTATTCTTGCGAAGGCATATAAATGCTGA
- a CDS encoding [Fe-Fe] hydrogenase large subunit C-terminal domain-containing protein → MGYYQCSPIFTAENECQDCSKCVRHCPVKAIKVADGQARIVPEKCVACGTCVRVCPAGAKRVRDDLTDVKQLLQQSKKVFASLAPSYVSEFPGIPTANIIAALRRLGFAGVSETALGAQEVSAKVVRELNEGRQKLILSSACPAAVTYVQKYLPEFAHSIASVFSPLLAHCTMLQQHYGSDVAVVFIGPCGAKKNEGDRHPELMDAVITFTDLRAWLGETRINPAALVIGEEDRFVPESAQEGALYPIEGGMIDTLRMQGGSDRVHYGTVGGLRGIEHVLGDLRPENVTLPTFLELLACRGGCINGPCATPGQAGLKQWQEVISRANIPAEPVLRQPLSNIDENICDLPLPARSYGEQEIRQALRRVGKESRDDELNCGGCGYETCGEFAKAILSGHAESSMCLSFLREQAQKKANALLHCIPSAIVLADNELKILDCNCSFATLFDESLLEVYEVCPGLAGASLRRILPFGELFEEVLKSGESLRRESLHVDNRIFDLTIFPIDPGLVVGGVITDVTDSELPRELIAQRAQEVIHKNLKTVQEVACLLGENMAETEILLRSLVEGFAPEDATAHKLVPSVEEK, encoded by the coding sequence ATGGGGTATTACCAATGTTCACCGATTTTTACGGCGGAAAATGAGTGCCAGGATTGTTCGAAATGCGTTCGGCATTGCCCGGTCAAAGCAATCAAGGTAGCTGACGGCCAAGCCAGAATCGTGCCTGAGAAATGTGTGGCCTGCGGAACTTGTGTTCGGGTGTGTCCTGCTGGAGCCAAGCGGGTGCGTGATGACCTGACGGATGTCAAGCAGCTACTGCAGCAATCGAAGAAGGTTTTTGCCTCCCTCGCTCCTTCTTATGTCAGCGAGTTTCCAGGTATACCCACGGCGAACATAATTGCCGCCCTTCGGCGACTGGGGTTTGCCGGGGTCAGCGAAACCGCTTTGGGAGCCCAGGAAGTTTCTGCCAAGGTGGTCAGGGAGCTTAATGAGGGCCGGCAAAAATTGATTCTGTCCTCCGCCTGCCCGGCGGCGGTTACCTACGTTCAAAAATATCTGCCGGAATTTGCCCATTCGATCGCTTCTGTTTTTTCCCCCCTGCTGGCCCACTGTACCATGCTCCAACAGCATTACGGTTCTGATGTCGCGGTCGTTTTCATCGGACCCTGCGGGGCCAAGAAAAACGAAGGGGACCGTCATCCGGAATTGATGGATGCGGTCATCACCTTTACTGACCTTAGGGCTTGGTTGGGCGAAACCCGTATCAACCCGGCTGCCCTGGTGATAGGGGAGGAGGATCGTTTTGTGCCTGAAAGTGCTCAAGAAGGCGCTTTGTACCCGATTGAAGGCGGTATGATTGACACCTTGCGCATGCAGGGTGGTAGCGATCGGGTCCATTACGGCACTGTGGGTGGCCTTCGCGGCATCGAGCACGTACTGGGTGATTTGCGGCCGGAGAATGTGACTCTGCCGACCTTCCTCGAATTGCTGGCTTGTCGCGGCGGTTGCATCAACGGTCCCTGTGCCACTCCAGGACAGGCCGGACTGAAGCAATGGCAGGAAGTGATCTCTCGGGCCAATATCCCGGCCGAGCCTGTTCTTCGCCAGCCCTTATCCAATATCGATGAGAATATTTGTGATCTGCCACTGCCGGCTCGGAGCTATGGTGAACAGGAAATCCGTCAGGCTCTACGTCGCGTCGGCAAAGAAAGTCGCGACGACGAACTGAATTGCGGCGGCTGTGGTTATGAAACCTGCGGGGAATTCGCCAAAGCTATTCTGTCGGGCCATGCCGAATCATCAATGTGTCTATCCTTTTTGCGGGAACAGGCGCAGAAAAAGGCCAATGCTTTGTTGCACTGCATCCCCTCCGCCATCGTGCTGGCCGACAATGAGCTGAAAATTCTCGATTGCAACTGTAGCTTTGCAACCTTGTTCGATGAGTCGTTGCTTGAAGTTTATGAAGTCTGTCCGGGGCTAGCCGGTGCTTCGCTGCGGAGAATACTGCCTTTTGGCGAACTGTTCGAAGAGGTGCTGAAAAGCGGAGAGTCTCTGCGCCGCGAATCGCTGCATGTGGACAATCGTATTTTCGACCTGACCATCTTTCCGATCGATCCGGGTCTGGTAGTCGGCGGGGTCATCACCGACGTCACCGATTCGGAACTTCCACGGGAACTGATAGCCCAGCGAGCACAGGAGGTCATTCACAAGAACCTCAAGACCGTACAGGAGGTTGCTTGCCTGTTAGGCGAAAACATGGCGGAAACGGAAATCCTGTTACGTTCGTTGGTGGAAGGGTTCGCTCCGGAAGATGCCACCGCACACAAATTGGTTCCGTCAGTCGAAGAAAAATAA
- a CDS encoding (2Fe-2S) ferredoxin domain-containing protein, producing MEHRIKICMGSSCYSRGNQENLERIERYLNYRQVNCAIDLRGSRCEGRCFEGPNIEINGRLFGGVKAETIEQLLDQQLGLY from the coding sequence ATGGAACATCGTATCAAGATTTGCATGGGCAGTTCCTGCTATAGCCGCGGCAATCAGGAGAACCTGGAGCGCATCGAACGCTACCTGAACTATCGTCAGGTCAACTGCGCCATCGACCTGCGCGGCAGCCGTTGTGAAGGACGCTGTTTTGAAGGGCCGAACATCGAGATTAACGGCCGATTGTTCGGTGGAGTCAAAGCCGAGACCATCGAGCAGTTGCTCGACCAGCAACTGGGCTTGTATTGA
- a CDS encoding SpoIIE family protein phosphatase: MAQDLFVEIEFSQCNYHGEDVCGDSFLMQKVEDQNRRIAVLSDGLGHGVKAGILSTMTSSMALKFIASDLEIGRSAEIMMDALPVCQRRKISYATFSIFDYRESGSARIIEMDNPPFLHIREDEVLSTDYKEVCSPRHQKRKLRISHIEPRSQDRLVFISDGITQAGLGSQQYKLGWRLSGCADFVLDMLRDDPAISARDLSQEILEAALQKEPGQQAGDDITVGVVYFRVPRRTILLTGPPFSQERDVVYANYLDSFAGRKVICGGTSADIVARELGREIHTDLGSHGCGIPPVSHMEGVDLITEGILTLTRVAQFLEQGDIPQEGHGAARLAQMLRDSDAISFLVGTKINEAHQDPSHPAELEIRRNIVKRVAKVLQEKYLKEISLQYI, from the coding sequence ATGGCACAGGACCTGTTTGTCGAGATTGAATTCAGTCAATGCAACTACCACGGCGAGGATGTCTGCGGCGACTCTTTTCTGATGCAGAAGGTCGAAGACCAGAACCGCAGGATCGCCGTGCTCTCCGACGGATTGGGACACGGGGTCAAGGCCGGAATCCTGTCGACCATGACCTCCTCCATGGCCCTGAAATTCATCGCCAGCGACCTGGAAATCGGCCGCTCGGCGGAAATCATGATGGATGCCCTGCCGGTTTGCCAGAGGCGCAAGATCAGCTATGCGACCTTCTCCATTTTTGATTACCGGGAAAGTGGCAGCGCACGGATCATTGAGATGGACAACCCGCCATTTTTGCACATCCGCGAAGATGAAGTATTGAGTACGGACTACAAAGAAGTCTGTTCACCCCGGCACCAGAAACGCAAGCTGCGTATTTCCCACATTGAACCTCGTTCCCAGGACCGTCTGGTTTTCATATCGGATGGCATTACCCAGGCCGGCCTCGGTTCACAGCAGTACAAGCTCGGCTGGCGACTGTCCGGCTGCGCCGATTTTGTACTCGATATGCTGCGCGACGATCCGGCCATTTCCGCTCGCGACCTCTCGCAAGAGATCCTCGAAGCGGCCCTGCAGAAAGAACCCGGCCAGCAGGCCGGGGACGACATCACGGTGGGGGTGGTCTATTTCCGGGTGCCGCGGCGGACAATTTTGCTTACCGGCCCGCCGTTTTCCCAGGAGCGCGATGTCGTTTATGCCAATTACCTTGATTCATTTGCCGGGCGCAAGGTGATTTGCGGAGGCACTTCGGCCGATATTGTGGCTCGCGAATTGGGTCGGGAGATTCATACGGATCTGGGTAGCCATGGCTGCGGCATCCCGCCAGTATCGCACATGGAGGGGGTTGATTTGATTACGGAGGGGATTTTGACCTTGACCCGGGTAGCGCAATTTTTGGAGCAGGGGGACATCCCTCAAGAAGGCCACGGCGCCGCCCGGCTGGCCCAGATGTTGCGCGACAGCGATGCCATTTCGTTTCTGGTCGGAACCAAGATCAATGAAGCGCATCAGGATCCGAGTCACCCGGCGGAACTGGAGATCCGGCGTAACATCGTCAAGCGCGTGGCCAAGGTGTTGCAGGAGAAATATCTCAAAGAAATATCACTACAGTATATTTGA